In Phaseolus vulgaris cultivar G19833 chromosome 3, P. vulgaris v2.0, whole genome shotgun sequence, the sequence tgcttaaattgattaagcttgttgtgataaccttttctatttggatgcTATGGCGTATAaggaattatgctcgttttcaggATAAAATTGAGGTTTCTACGGCTATTtcagttattaaagatttaacttgtctagtgggaaagttgtttaaagcttcaatgaagaatgatatgatgGATTTTagtgtgattaagttttttggtattaatactcgtactggtaaagttcttcgtcctcttcttgttatatgggagtttccttcactaggttgggttaaaattaacactgatggggttGTTATGGGGTATCCAGGTCTTGccacttgtggaggtatttttcgtgggagtatgggagagtTTATTAGAgctttctctgcgtttcttgacattcagactgctctggttgctaaattttatggagttatacatgctttgaaggaagctcaaaagatggaacttactaatgtttggctagaatgtgattctgccttggtttgtgcagCGTTTACTACTAGAATAATTGTTCCTTGGATACTTCATAATCGATGGAagacttgtcttaattactgtggaaaaatcaggtttaaaattactcatatttttcgtgaagggaatgcgtgtgataataagttggctaatttaggatttattcataaagaatcatatcattggtataatagattTTCATCTAGTCTGTTATTAGAATTCTTTTTGAATaagtataatctacctatgtatcatttttgttaacatatgggttttggtctagtccccccatatttttgtattttctttattttttttcttttaataatacttttttcatgtgatgacaaatgattgttgttacttgaggtatcAACCTAACTGAGATgttaagttgcatagtgatatctaacatgaaaattttatataaaaaaattagatattaaattaaaaattatttattaataatataaattattttagataccaataatttttttaatctctaaaataatatctaatttagttaatatattaactaattatttcttatttctaaaattaatttctatttaataatttttttaataacccAACATAACTGTGATAAAATCTTAACTCAACCAAAACCCCCCACTACCTAACCTAAGATCACTAGACAAACACACATTAGCAAAGAACAGTTCCAAAATctgaaaaactaaataaaactcTTGTGAAAGTTTTAATATGCTTGTTAATTATAGTTTGGACAATAATGAAGACTGCACATAGTGGTCCAACTTTTCTAGTTCCCAAGGATATGATTTctttaaaaacatataatagTCTTCATATTTTAggctttttaagaaaaaaaaaagataaaaataaaaaataattatctttaaaattcattcaaatttatttgattgtaaaattaaaaaaagaaattgtgtaacaataaaaaataatatgatgATGTATAtctgaaataaaaaagaaacacTCACTTGATAAGAAATGAAAGGTTGTTGAAGAAGGTGGGAAACCCTTGGAAATGTTGGGTGCACTTTCCTCAACTATAGCTTACCAAAAAACATTTTAGGAATGGACAAATTATGAAATATCCCTTAATTTAAAGGGTTGTTTTGGTCATAAAAAAATGCACATtatcttataataataattattattattattattatacaatgCATCCATATTGATTGAAGATATTGGAAAAGTTCATTTTGGTGTTTGAGGTGGAGGGAGCTCATAACCATAACCACGTTAACTCTTCCATCTTCATCAACATAGCTATGCAAGCCTCCTTTCTCTCTAAGCTTTTCCTGCTTTTCTTCTCATGTTTTCTGCTCAAAATTGAAGCTTCCAAGAAGCAGGTCTCAGCCATGTACGTGTTTGGAGACTCCACAGTAGACCCGGGAAACAACAACTTCATAAACTCGCCTTTCAGAAGCAATTTTCCACCATATGGTAGAGATTTTGTTAACCAAAAACCCACTGGAAGGTTCACCAATGGGAAGCTTGGCACTGATTTTATTGGTATACCAACttttttcttcactttctttGCATGCTAAGTATTTTAACTCTCATCTAACTTATGCATTTGCTAAAACTCATCTCTCTTTGCTTCATGCATGTTGCAGTTTCATATTTAGGCCTAAAAGAGTTGTTGCCACCATATTTGGATCCGAATCTCAGCGACAAAGAAATTGTAACGGGTGTCAGTTTTGCCTCTGCTGGTTCTGGCTTTGATCCACTAACTCCAACTCTGGGAGTATaccttcttttttttctctatctTCATTTTTCTCCATTTTTGGGAGTATaccttctttttttctctctaccTTCATTTTTCTCCATTTTTTCGTGTTATCCTGATATctcattataagaaaatcatgaaatagaaaccaatttttatagACCAAacataattagttgttataatgactaaattaaagatattttagagacttaaaaaaaattggtttttatattagtttatatgatcgttaaatggtttttaaatttgtgtttaattaacaactaaggtttttgctacgaaatttagaatctaaataattggtagtaaaaaccttagttgttaattagacaccaatttaaaaatcatttaacaataatagaaactaatttagaaatcaaattttttttagtctctaaaatgatctctaatttagtcactataccaactaattatttttttttctacaaattagtttctattttataatattgagttaaacataaaattcatttcttaatatgTTATCAAAACCAaaactatttataatttataagaaaatttgtTGAACTTTTCATATTATTTCATGTCGAGTTGTTATCGAACTATCAATAAATATAGTCTTAATGTGAGATAATGTATTGGGGATTTCACATcaactgaaaataaaaataaaaatatgtgtaTAAATAGATGCAAAATTTAAAGTATAAAACTCAAACCGATTTTTAAGATTGTGTtagatttagaatttatttcttaataataataaatattttatatatttttttaagaatatatataatGTATCATGTACCATGTGAGATGAATAGAACAGACATGTTTTCACAGATTTCTGTCACAGAAAACATTCTTGTTTCAGTGGAAACTGATAGTCTGAACTAACTTTGTGTAGTTTGTTTGTCTTGGCAGAATGTAATTTCAGTAGCACAGCAGTTggaatattttaaagaatacaAAAAGCGGTTAGAGGGTCTGCTTGGAAAGCAAAAAACCGAAAACCATATCAACAATGCTTTCTTTTTCATCAGCGCGGGTACAAACGACTacgttattaattatttttcggTGCCAATTCGAAGAAACTACTACACTCCGTTAACCTACGGACGCTTCTTGCTTCAACATGTTAAAGATTTCATACAGGTTTCAATCTCATACACACACATTTCCTTCAtaacatttatatattaatccaacatgtataaataaaaaaaagttcaatTTGGATAAAATAATTGTGAAAAAAATGTGCAGTTGCTGGCATTCAATTTGCTTTAGTCTATTATTAGTTGGGAGACCATACTATTTATCCAATTCCCCAACTAAACCCCTTTATGGAAaacaataatagaaaagaaaaacttcAACAACTGCATCCAGCATTTAATGAAA encodes:
- the LOC137806512 gene encoding GDSL esterase/lipase At5g45960-like, yielding MQASFLSKLFLLFFSCFLLKIEASKKQVSAMYVFGDSTVDPGNNNFINSPFRSNFPPYGRDFVNQKPTGRFTNGKLGTDFIVSYLGLKELLPPYLDPNLSDKEIVTGVSFASAGSGFDPLTPTLGNVISVAQQLEYFKEYKKRLEGLLGKQKTENHINNAFFFISAGTNDYVINYFSVPIRRNYYTPLTYGRFLLQHVKDFIQNLWKEGARKIALVGLPPMGCLPLVITLNSHNVLLERGCVEMYSAVARDYNMMLQHELFLLQLNFSDVPPGAKISYLDIYGPLDNMIQEHQKLGFDEVDHGCCGSGFIETTFLCNGFSLVCSDASKFVFWDSIHPTERAYFRLFMEARPKIDALINA